The following are from one region of the Haloactinomyces albus genome:
- a CDS encoding LysR substrate-binding domain-containing protein, translating into MNPDTVDLNLLRALRALLEERTVTGAAERMGVSQPSMSASLARLRRHFDDDLLVRSGRQHRLTPLARRLQQRTQTAVRAADRVFESQPDFDPAGSKRQFHIIASDYDTSMIARRLTGLLAKEAPRTRLAITTVTTRHVEGCPETLLDCDLLMLPHGMITDAAHQDLFRDEWQCIVAADNPVLDDRVTVEQLESFPWVAAYETATSWTTVARALRTLGIDLHVQVTMQSFLAIPEMVAGTDRIAVLPRRLVERFPADAGVRALPCPVDAGPLVEAMWWHPFYDDDPEHEFLRDVVLRATAPLREPE; encoded by the coding sequence ATGAACCCCGACACCGTGGACCTCAACCTGCTCAGGGCGTTGCGCGCGTTGTTGGAGGAACGCACTGTTACCGGGGCGGCCGAACGCATGGGGGTCAGCCAGCCGAGCATGTCGGCGTCGCTCGCCCGCCTGCGCCGTCACTTCGACGACGATCTCCTCGTCCGATCCGGGCGGCAGCACCGCCTCACACCGTTGGCTCGCCGCCTGCAACAGCGCACGCAAACAGCGGTCCGGGCTGCGGATCGCGTTTTCGAGTCACAGCCCGACTTCGACCCTGCCGGTTCCAAGCGGCAATTCCACATCATCGCCAGCGACTACGACACCTCCATGATCGCCCGGCGCCTGACCGGCCTTCTCGCGAAGGAGGCGCCGCGCACGCGGCTGGCCATCACGACGGTCACGACTCGTCACGTGGAGGGCTGCCCCGAGACATTGCTCGACTGCGACCTGTTGATGCTCCCGCACGGCATGATCACCGATGCGGCTCATCAAGACCTGTTCCGGGACGAGTGGCAGTGCATCGTCGCCGCGGACAATCCCGTCCTGGATGACCGGGTGACCGTCGAGCAACTGGAATCCTTCCCATGGGTCGCCGCGTACGAGACGGCCACCTCCTGGACGACGGTCGCGCGTGCGCTACGAACCCTGGGCATCGACTTGCACGTCCAGGTCACGATGCAGAGTTTCCTGGCCATTCCCGAGATGGTCGCAGGCACCGACCGGATCGCCGTCCTGCCACGACGGCTGGTGGAGCGGTTCCCGGCGGACGCCGGCGTCCGGGCACTGCCGTGCCCGGTCGACGCCGGGCCGCTCGTGGAAGCGATGTGGTGGCACCCCTTCTACGACGACGACCCCGAGCACGAGTTCCTCCGCGATGTGGTCCTGCGAGCGACGGCACCGCTTCGAGAGCCCGAGTGA
- a CDS encoding CocE/NonD family hydrolase, which translates to MADFTTWDAGGETINIRKDLRVPMRDGVELAADAYHGAEDKPRPALVALSPYGKELQAFALTMPPQRRPSPLWDGCIEAGDIARVVQEDYVHVIGDLRGSGGSGGEMIGNYNAGGVSLGQDAYDFIEWVAEQSWCDGNVGMIGISYFGSMQVLAAAERPPHLKAIFVSGGHFDFYETTYHGGIMWFMPRAAREGRGGDSGIAHTNVKSRMQEMYSREELQKLVEARLEDPDVAAWPNLVHVLRYPTNREFWFDIVLNHLDGEWYEERNPITLAPNIDIPVYLQIDQGRGWTVDGTIELFNVLKGPKRLDIGPYPPMQSRPFVEEHDTMFRWYDYWLKGIDNGVLDEPEVTVSVEGSRERVTGSQWPPKEVEYRSLYLRPRRKLSPEPELMGAEYAAPDGFYQVPLTVTDKVEILSWSTEPFEENTELIGTGAAHLFAEIDQDDTNFILRLWDTAPDGNRQLITTGYLKASHRELDERTTEGNPYHPHTRTVPVEPGTIEEYVLRLYPFANTFKPGHRLTVELSNDEPLADAHNALLPPDAFHLPVGRPVTHKIYRDAAHPSRLVLPFTTRNAAEKK; encoded by the coding sequence ATGGCTGATTTCACGACGTGGGATGCCGGTGGGGAGACGATCAACATCCGCAAGGACCTCCGGGTCCCGATGCGGGACGGGGTCGAGCTCGCCGCGGACGCCTACCACGGCGCCGAGGACAAGCCGCGGCCTGCACTGGTGGCCCTGAGTCCCTACGGCAAGGAGTTGCAGGCCTTCGCCCTCACCATGCCTCCCCAGCGGCGCCCCAGCCCACTGTGGGACGGCTGCATCGAGGCCGGTGACATCGCACGCGTCGTCCAGGAGGACTACGTCCACGTCATCGGTGATCTGCGCGGCTCCGGTGGTTCGGGCGGCGAGATGATCGGCAACTACAACGCCGGCGGCGTGTCCCTGGGTCAGGACGCGTACGACTTCATCGAGTGGGTCGCCGAGCAGTCGTGGTGCGACGGCAACGTCGGCATGATCGGCATCTCCTACTTCGGGTCCATGCAGGTGCTGGCCGCTGCCGAGCGCCCGCCGCACCTGAAGGCCATCTTCGTCAGCGGTGGCCACTTCGACTTCTACGAGACCACCTACCACGGCGGCATCATGTGGTTCATGCCGCGCGCTGCGCGTGAGGGGCGCGGTGGTGACTCCGGTATCGCGCACACCAACGTCAAGTCCCGCATGCAGGAGATGTACTCCCGGGAGGAGCTGCAGAAGCTGGTCGAGGCGCGGCTGGAGGACCCGGACGTGGCCGCCTGGCCGAACCTGGTGCACGTGCTGCGCTACCCCACCAACCGCGAGTTCTGGTTCGACATCGTGCTGAACCACCTGGACGGCGAGTGGTACGAGGAGCGCAACCCCATCACGCTGGCCCCGAACATCGACATCCCGGTCTACCTGCAGATCGACCAGGGCCGTGGTTGGACCGTGGACGGCACCATCGAGTTGTTCAACGTGCTGAAGGGCCCCAAGAGGCTGGACATCGGACCGTACCCGCCGATGCAGTCGCGCCCCTTCGTCGAGGAGCACGACACGATGTTCCGGTGGTACGACTACTGGCTCAAGGGCATCGACAACGGCGTGCTGGACGAGCCGGAGGTCACCGTCTCCGTGGAGGGCTCGCGCGAGCGGGTGACCGGCAGCCAGTGGCCGCCGAAGGAGGTGGAGTACCGGTCGTTGTACCTGCGTCCGCGCCGCAAGCTGTCTCCCGAGCCCGAGCTGATGGGTGCGGAGTACGCCGCCCCGGACGGCTTCTACCAGGTGCCGCTGACGGTGACCGACAAGGTGGAGATCCTGAGCTGGAGCACCGAGCCGTTCGAGGAGAACACGGAGCTGATCGGCACCGGTGCCGCGCACCTCTTCGCGGAGATCGACCAGGATGACACGAACTTCATCCTGCGCCTGTGGGACACCGCCCCGGACGGCAACCGGCAGCTGATCACCACCGGCTACCTCAAGGCCTCGCACCGCGAGCTCGACGAGCGCACCACCGAGGGCAACCCGTACCACCCGCACACGCGTACCGTGCCGGTGGAGCCGGGGACGATCGAGGAGTACGTGCTGCGCCTCTACCCGTTCGCGAACACGTTCAAGCCGGGGCACCGCCTCACGGTGGAGCTCTCCAACGACGAGCCGCTGGCCGACGCGCACAACGCGCTGCTGCCGCCGGACGCCTTCCACCTGCCGGTGGGTCGCCCCGTCACGCACAAGATCTACCGCGACGCCGCCCACCCCTCCCGGCTCGTGCTGCCGTTCACCACACGCAACGCGGCGGAGAAGAAGTAG
- a CDS encoding cytochrome P450, producing the protein MTVTAQSSSGVDIFSDEVLTDPYPVFAELREQASVVRLEKTGVWAITRYQPIREAMGNWSVFSSNAVAFNDRMNEILVGTSLATDPPDHQQLRAVISDNLSPRALRRLKGDIEAKADDMVADLVRRETFDAVDDLARALPLAVVVDLIGVQGAVRDNILSWGEAAFNLLGPMNERAIDGFPLAGELFEWAHNVQAKDLVEGSMGHAIFAAGERGEIPHENCGMMVHQLVAAGMDSTIAAISNAIAMFAAHPDQFDLVRDDPSLIPSAFNEVLRYEAPIHAFGRRVKEDYELDGTMIPAGSQIAVLFGSGNRDPRHYEDPDTFRVRRNPVDHLSFGYGPHSCAGQGLARLEASAVIGALARRVRRLTVGTPQRRLNNSTRSLDKLPVVELEAA; encoded by the coding sequence ATGACCGTGACAGCACAATCTTCGTCCGGTGTGGACATTTTCTCCGACGAAGTCCTGACCGACCCGTATCCCGTCTTCGCCGAGCTGCGCGAACAGGCGTCCGTGGTCCGGCTGGAGAAGACCGGCGTCTGGGCGATCACGCGGTACCAACCGATCCGCGAGGCGATGGGTAACTGGTCGGTCTTCTCGTCGAACGCGGTTGCCTTCAACGACCGGATGAACGAGATCCTCGTCGGGACCTCCCTCGCGACCGACCCGCCGGACCACCAGCAGCTGCGCGCCGTCATCTCCGACAACCTGTCGCCCCGCGCGCTGCGCAGGCTCAAGGGCGACATCGAGGCCAAGGCCGACGACATGGTGGCGGATCTGGTCCGGCGAGAGACGTTCGATGCGGTCGACGACCTCGCCCGAGCGCTGCCGCTGGCGGTCGTGGTGGACCTCATCGGCGTGCAGGGGGCCGTACGGGACAACATCCTCAGCTGGGGCGAGGCGGCGTTCAACCTGCTGGGCCCGATGAACGAACGAGCGATCGACGGCTTCCCGCTGGCCGGCGAGCTGTTCGAGTGGGCGCACAACGTCCAGGCCAAGGACCTGGTCGAGGGCAGCATGGGGCACGCGATCTTCGCCGCTGGGGAACGCGGGGAGATCCCGCACGAGAACTGCGGGATGATGGTCCACCAGCTCGTCGCGGCGGGCATGGACTCGACCATCGCGGCGATCAGCAACGCCATCGCGATGTTCGCGGCGCACCCGGACCAGTTCGACCTCGTCCGCGACGACCCCTCGTTGATTCCGTCCGCGTTCAACGAGGTGCTGCGCTACGAGGCCCCTATCCACGCCTTCGGGCGGCGCGTCAAGGAGGATTACGAGCTCGACGGGACGATGATCCCCGCAGGCTCGCAAATCGCGGTGCTGTTCGGGTCCGGGAATCGCGACCCGCGCCATTACGAGGACCCGGACACCTTCCGGGTGCGGCGGAATCCCGTCGACCACCTGTCCTTCGGCTACGGCCCGCACAGCTGCGCAGGCCAGGGCCTCGCCAGGCTCGAAGCGTCCGCCGTGATCGGCGCGCTGGCCCGGCGGGTACGCCGACTCACCGTCGGCACCCCGCAACGCCGCCTCAACAACTCGACCCGCAGTCTCGACAAGCTGCCGGTGGTCGAGCTGGAGGCCGCCTGA
- a CDS encoding type II toxin-antitoxin system Phd/YefM family antitoxin, translating into MTVEHEITQRDLRSRSGEIMDAVAHGETFVVTRSGTPIGELVPLRQRRVVSRAEFAAMSESAMVVDVERFRTDLDDAVDAEMRDPYGR; encoded by the coding sequence ATGACGGTTGAGCATGAGATAACGCAACGGGACCTTCGGAGCCGGTCCGGCGAGATCATGGATGCTGTCGCGCACGGCGAGACGTTCGTGGTGACCCGCAGCGGTACGCCGATCGGTGAGTTGGTCCCGCTGCGGCAACGTCGCGTAGTCAGCCGTGCTGAGTTCGCTGCGATGTCGGAAAGTGCGATGGTGGTCGACGTCGAGCGGTTCCGCACCGATCTCGACGACGCTGTAGACGCCGAGATGCGGGACCCCTATGGACGATGA
- a CDS encoding GntR family transcriptional regulator — MVNGELDLSSGVPLYRQIKDILRTEIARGVADPQEPVTEAQLLSRFDVSRAPIRQALKELASEGYVYRKQGRGTFPVPGVRVHRPADLRPGALHQYLSESGLHPASKVSGIERVVPPDRIRHRLGLEAHERLLHFTRLISVESEPLAEADVYIRVPEEFSPTAAELEDTGSAFELLEREFGITLERADNEAWATVATADHAASLGMREGSPLLAIETTFYTTGGLLAGYRFAVHRAEKFKYRFVTGG, encoded by the coding sequence GTGGTAAATGGCGAACTCGACCTCTCGTCCGGGGTTCCCCTGTATCGGCAGATCAAAGACATTCTGCGCACGGAGATCGCCAGGGGAGTCGCGGATCCTCAGGAACCGGTGACCGAGGCGCAGTTACTCAGCCGATTCGACGTGAGCCGGGCGCCCATCCGGCAGGCGCTCAAGGAGTTGGCGAGCGAGGGGTACGTCTACAGAAAGCAGGGTAGAGGCACCTTTCCGGTCCCAGGCGTCCGAGTGCATCGACCGGCCGATCTGCGGCCGGGGGCTTTGCATCAGTACCTCTCCGAGAGCGGGCTGCATCCGGCCTCGAAGGTCTCCGGCATCGAACGGGTCGTGCCGCCCGACCGGATTCGGCACCGCCTGGGGCTCGAAGCGCACGAGCGGCTCTTGCATTTCACTCGGTTGATCTCGGTCGAGAGTGAGCCTCTTGCCGAGGCCGACGTCTATATCCGGGTGCCCGAGGAGTTCAGCCCCACGGCTGCGGAATTGGAGGACACGGGCTCCGCCTTCGAGCTGTTGGAGAGAGAGTTCGGTATCACGCTCGAACGGGCCGATAACGAGGCCTGGGCGACGGTGGCGACCGCCGACCATGCGGCGAGCTTGGGTATGCGCGAGGGGAGCCCGTTGCTCGCCATCGAGACGACCTTCTACACGACGGGTGGCCTGCTCGCGGGCTACCGTTTCGCGGTCCACCGGGCCGAGAAGTTCAAGTACCGATTCGTCACGGGCGGGTGA
- a CDS encoding phosphotriesterase family protein, which yields MTGAQTVRSNTVNTVLGPVPADELGTVAVHEALLSVVPGAEHAFDVTMDRAEIFEVLAKKLTDFRDHGGKTIVDSTGMFHGRDVKLYEALSRSTGVHIVASTGMGPEEMLGGYFLTPQTNPPTPWPAEKFADLFTREITEGMVVPRVERRGAAGLVATAADSDGMTATEESLFRGAARTALNTGIGVSIRYGSDAVGDLDVVLDEQLPADRVVVGGLDRTDALAAGAPIEVARRGAFVALDHVGLDDDDAHVTDRERAALVLDLVRAGHGDRILLSSNTIGVAKGRPAYELPYSYVSSTFVPLAKSLGLGDTDARRILVDNPRDLLTLR from the coding sequence ATGACGGGCGCACAAACTGTCAGGAGCAATACCGTCAACACCGTCCTCGGCCCCGTGCCTGCGGACGAGCTGGGGACCGTCGCGGTCCATGAGGCACTGCTGTCCGTGGTCCCGGGCGCCGAGCACGCGTTCGACGTCACCATGGACCGCGCGGAAATCTTCGAGGTCCTGGCCAAGAAGCTGACGGACTTCCGCGACCACGGCGGGAAGACCATCGTCGACAGCACGGGCATGTTCCACGGTCGCGACGTGAAGCTGTACGAGGCACTCTCGCGCTCGACCGGGGTGCACATCGTCGCGTCCACGGGCATGGGACCCGAGGAGATGCTCGGCGGCTACTTCCTGACGCCGCAGACCAATCCGCCGACGCCGTGGCCTGCCGAGAAGTTCGCCGATCTCTTCACCAGGGAGATCACCGAGGGCATGGTGGTCCCGCGCGTGGAGCGGCGGGGTGCCGCGGGCCTCGTGGCCACTGCGGCCGATTCCGACGGCATGACCGCCACCGAGGAGAGCCTGTTTCGCGGCGCGGCCAGGACCGCCCTGAACACGGGCATCGGAGTCTCCATCCGGTACGGCAGCGACGCGGTCGGTGACCTCGACGTCGTCCTGGACGAGCAGCTCCCGGCCGACCGCGTCGTTGTCGGCGGGCTCGACCGCACCGACGCCCTCGCCGCCGGCGCCCCCATCGAGGTCGCCCGCCGCGGGGCCTTCGTCGCCCTGGACCACGTGGGCCTGGATGACGACGATGCCCACGTCACCGACCGCGAGCGCGCCGCCCTGGTGCTCGACCTCGTCCGGGCCGGCCACGGAGACCGGATCCTGCTGTCGAGCAACACGATCGGCGTGGCCAAGGGCCGGCCCGCCTACGAACTGCCGTACAGCTACGTCTCCTCGACGTTCGTTCCCCTGGCGAAGTCCCTGGGGCTCGGCGACACCGACGCCCGGCGCATCCTCGTGGACAACCCGCGCGACCTGCTGACCCTGCGCTGA
- a CDS encoding MBL fold metallo-hydrolase, with protein sequence MTHDVNIHPLVSPWGRFGLYSFFIDAPEPAIVDTGIASSPVDGMVPALENLGRSIEEVRWILLTHGHIDHLGGAHALWELTGRRAQVVIHEADAHLLRSRRAHVDKYVDARRQYLHDPNGEEEQTRMADKAISGEMEPSVLLQGGETLSLGGDVSVSVHYIPGHTAGSVAYVVDGQNSVFVGDAVQIHGAANGFPGYEDPAAYRSSLRYLRDEVRPQHLYLGHPYRGADGVSYGVELDTEASRRALQESLDIEARVTDTAQRALCDGLQETDSAYSPFERVAEELGYTGDPTLEPSPFFTTLHGYRKQFDAAR encoded by the coding sequence ATGACGCACGACGTCAACATCCACCCCCTGGTGTCGCCGTGGGGACGTTTCGGCCTCTACAGCTTCTTCATCGATGCACCCGAACCGGCCATCGTCGACACCGGGATCGCCTCATCGCCTGTCGACGGCATGGTCCCCGCCCTCGAGAACCTCGGCCGCAGCATCGAGGAGGTGCGCTGGATCCTGCTGACCCACGGCCACATCGACCATCTGGGCGGCGCGCACGCCCTGTGGGAGCTCACCGGTCGGCGCGCGCAGGTCGTCATCCACGAGGCCGACGCGCACCTGCTGCGCTCGCGGCGCGCGCACGTGGACAAGTACGTCGACGCGCGCAGGCAGTACCTGCACGATCCGAACGGCGAGGAGGAGCAGACGAGAATGGCCGACAAGGCCATCTCGGGCGAGATGGAGCCGAGCGTGCTGCTGCAGGGCGGCGAGACCCTCTCCCTCGGCGGGGACGTCTCCGTCTCCGTGCACTACATCCCCGGTCACACCGCCGGATCCGTCGCCTACGTCGTGGACGGACAGAACTCCGTGTTCGTCGGCGACGCCGTGCAGATCCACGGGGCCGCCAACGGCTTCCCCGGCTACGAGGATCCGGCCGCCTACCGCTCGAGCCTGCGGTACCTGCGCGACGAGGTCCGCCCGCAGCACCTGTACCTGGGCCACCCGTACCGCGGTGCGGACGGAGTGTCCTACGGCGTCGAACTGGACACCGAGGCGTCCCGGCGGGCCCTGCAGGAGAGCCTGGACATCGAGGCCCGCGTTACCGACACCGCCCAGCGGGCCCTGTGCGACGGCCTGCAGGAGACCGATTCGGCGTACTCGCCGTTCGAGCGGGTGGCCGAGGAGCTCGGCTACACCGGGGACCCCACCCTGGAACCGTCCCCGTTCTTCACGACGCTGCACGGCTACCGCAAGCAGTTCGACGCGGCTCGGTGA
- a CDS encoding type II toxin-antitoxin system VapC family toxin: MDDEIHGLLDTNILILRRLVDHTELPARMSISSVTLAELSAGPHHTGDPSERARRLDVLQRAEAEFDPLPFDTEAARVYGRVSAAVLEAGRVPRRRVADLMIASVAAANRLPLYTTNPDDFSGLKQLLSVKPVTRPIISA, encoded by the coding sequence ATGGACGATGAAATCCACGGGTTGCTCGACACCAACATTCTGATACTTCGTCGCCTCGTCGATCACACTGAGCTACCGGCCCGCATGTCGATCAGCAGCGTCACTTTGGCCGAGCTGTCTGCGGGACCCCACCACACCGGTGATCCGAGTGAACGAGCACGGCGCCTGGATGTCCTGCAACGCGCTGAAGCCGAGTTCGACCCGTTGCCGTTCGATACCGAAGCCGCGCGAGTTTACGGCCGTGTGTCGGCCGCCGTCCTGGAGGCAGGCCGCGTGCCACGGAGACGGGTCGCTGACCTGATGATCGCCAGTGTCGCCGCTGCGAATCGCCTGCCGCTGTATACGACCAACCCGGACGACTTCTCCGGACTGAAGCAACTGCTGAGCGTGAAGCCGGTTACTCGACCGATAATCAGCGCTTGA
- a CDS encoding phosphotriesterase family protein, whose protein sequence is MSRVNTVLGSVPTEELGAVAVHEHIGYGMPGSELDTQWWKTPEERYAETVPKLRRFREYGGGTFVDVTGICNGRDVDYYKSLSAKTGVHIVACTGFVGGDTALPHFARATVDYLTRHFVHEITVGIADTGSRAGVIKVGVSRGGRMTELDKRIYRAAARASVATGVPILTHLAIDPQPAVDIFEEEGLPLHRVLFGHADDGPNAPNTPHEWIFERGGRIGFDTFGYETELEDPPFWARPRQERLDHFLSLVNKGYLDQLLVSADANCSPLGWPGVKGHTVNYLFTDLIPDLREAGVDDATIKTLLEDNPADFLTIRN, encoded by the coding sequence ATGTCAAGGGTAAACACCGTCCTGGGGTCGGTTCCCACGGAAGAACTGGGAGCCGTGGCCGTCCACGAGCACATCGGGTACGGCATGCCCGGCTCGGAACTGGACACGCAGTGGTGGAAAACGCCCGAGGAGCGGTACGCCGAGACCGTTCCGAAGCTGCGTCGGTTCCGCGAGTACGGCGGCGGGACCTTCGTCGACGTGACCGGCATCTGCAACGGTCGCGACGTCGACTACTACAAGTCACTGTCCGCCAAGACCGGGGTCCACATCGTTGCCTGCACGGGCTTCGTCGGCGGTGACACCGCGCTGCCGCACTTCGCTCGCGCGACCGTCGACTACCTGACCCGGCACTTCGTTCACGAGATCACCGTCGGCATCGCCGACACCGGCAGCCGCGCCGGCGTCATCAAGGTCGGTGTGAGCCGTGGCGGGCGCATGACGGAGCTCGACAAGCGCATCTACCGCGCGGCGGCCCGTGCCTCCGTGGCGACCGGCGTGCCGATCCTGACCCACCTGGCGATCGACCCCCAGCCCGCGGTCGACATCTTCGAGGAGGAAGGCCTCCCGCTGCACCGCGTGCTGTTCGGGCACGCCGATGACGGCCCGAACGCACCGAACACTCCGCACGAGTGGATCTTCGAACGGGGCGGCCGTATCGGCTTCGACACGTTCGGGTACGAGACCGAACTCGAGGACCCACCGTTCTGGGCCCGCCCGCGCCAGGAGCGTCTGGATCACTTCCTCAGCCTCGTGAACAAGGGGTATCTCGATCAGCTCCTGGTCTCGGCCGACGCGAACTGCAGCCCGCTCGGCTGGCCGGGCGTCAAGGGCCACACCGTGAACTACCTCTTCACCGACCTCATTCCCGACCTGCGCGAGGCCGGTGTCGATGACGCGACGATCAAAACCCTGCTCGAGGACAACCCCGCCGATTTCCTGACGATCCGCAACTGA
- a CDS encoding ferredoxin, with product MSRIEFDGDRCEGHGLCEQTAPEVYRLDDDAELELLVDEVPPELHAKAEAGARVCPVAALRVVSESEGAQ from the coding sequence ATGAGCCGTATTGAATTCGACGGAGACCGTTGTGAGGGCCACGGTCTGTGCGAACAGACCGCCCCGGAGGTCTACCGGCTCGACGACGACGCGGAGCTGGAGCTGCTCGTGGATGAGGTCCCGCCGGAGTTGCACGCCAAAGCGGAGGCGGGTGCGCGCGTGTGCCCCGTAGCCGCTCTTCGCGTGGTGTCCGAGTCCGAGGGGGCCCAGTGA
- a CDS encoding FAD-dependent oxidoreductase produces the protein MQNSEIRNLKVAVIGGGFGGAAATVFLDKLGADVHLYEQAPATGEVGAGIGMRPPTVEAFRAWGIFDAMASVSSASDYFEILTGAGEPILREEWPKKHEYAQENKTRLIHRADFIDTFINHIPAERLHLGHKMVSVTDHGDSATVTFDNGREVTADLVISAEGIRSTVRAQLFADVQPVFAHAHAHRAVISADDTYGMVTDDNFRMYQGDNGSLVYFLPLRHRNQVSFDITAPSDDDSWRPDVTVDQIAGLLDGFDERLQRIARNLDPAAVTSRGVYDIDPIDTWHSDSVVLIGDAAHAMLHHQGQGANQTVQDSSALAEALQESDSVQSALALYQSRRKPTTDALQRVSREEWDSKEGLKTAFPEKASID, from the coding sequence ATGCAGAATTCGGAGATCCGGAATCTGAAGGTCGCCGTTATCGGCGGCGGGTTCGGCGGTGCCGCCGCGACGGTGTTCCTCGACAAGCTGGGCGCTGACGTCCACCTCTACGAGCAGGCCCCCGCCACCGGTGAGGTCGGCGCAGGCATCGGCATGCGGCCGCCGACGGTGGAGGCCTTCCGCGCGTGGGGCATCTTCGACGCGATGGCGTCGGTGAGCTCGGCCAGCGACTACTTCGAGATCCTCACCGGCGCCGGTGAGCCCATCCTGCGCGAGGAGTGGCCCAAGAAGCACGAGTACGCCCAGGAGAACAAGACCCGCCTGATCCACCGCGCGGACTTCATCGACACCTTCATCAACCACATCCCCGCCGAACGACTCCACCTGGGCCACAAGATGGTGTCGGTCACCGACCACGGAGACAGTGCGACGGTGACCTTCGACAACGGCCGGGAGGTGACCGCCGACCTGGTGATCAGCGCCGAGGGCATCCGCTCGACGGTGCGCGCGCAGCTGTTCGCCGATGTCCAGCCGGTGTTCGCCCATGCCCACGCGCACCGTGCGGTCATCTCCGCCGATGACACGTACGGGATGGTCACCGACGACAACTTCCGGATGTACCAGGGCGACAACGGTTCCCTCGTCTACTTCCTGCCACTGCGTCACCGCAACCAGGTCTCCTTCGACATCACCGCGCCCTCGGACGACGACAGCTGGCGCCCGGACGTCACCGTCGACCAGATCGCCGGTCTGCTGGACGGCTTCGACGAGCGCCTGCAGCGGATCGCTCGGAACCTGGACCCGGCCGCGGTCACGAGCCGCGGGGTGTACGACATCGACCCCATCGACACGTGGCACTCGGACTCCGTGGTGCTCATCGGGGACGCGGCCCACGCGATGCTGCACCACCAGGGGCAGGGGGCCAACCAGACGGTTCAGGACTCCAGCGCCCTGGCCGAGGCCCTGCAGGAGTCCGACTCCGTGCAGAGCGCGCTGGCGCTGTACCAGTCGAGGCGCAAGCCCACCACCGACGCGCTCCAGCGCGTTTCCCGCGAGGAGTGGGACTCCAAGGAGGGCCTCAAGACAGCCTTCCCCGAGAAGGCCTCCATCGACTGA
- a CDS encoding alpha/beta hydrolase, with product MTLHPEIAKLLATLPTPDHSAPPDPKAMRAAEAEQVPPLEDRLPLHAVTDATAATSSGEVPVRIYTPVEADSYGLLVYFHGGAFFSGSLDTHDGVARSLAKETGHKVVSVGYRLAPEAAYPAGLQDCYGVVRWAAEHGEDLKWDGGNLALAGDSSGGNFVASVAAMAHDDAIANQQSDRITHQVLFYPSVDLDFDVDRYPSLRENAEGYGLETAGLKPFNSHYIDSGADPADPLVSPIKRENLTGLPPALVITAEYDPLRDEGELYGQKLKEAGVDATVSRYAGSNHGFVVNFAWIPEYYQAFTETGEFLNRR from the coding sequence ATGACCCTGCATCCCGAGATCGCCAAGTTGCTCGCCACCCTCCCGACGCCGGACCACAGCGCACCGCCGGATCCGAAAGCGATGCGCGCCGCCGAGGCGGAACAGGTCCCGCCGCTCGAAGATCGCCTGCCTCTCCACGCCGTCACCGACGCCACCGCGGCGACGTCGTCGGGTGAGGTGCCCGTGCGGATCTACACGCCGGTCGAGGCGGACTCCTACGGCCTGTTGGTGTACTTCCACGGTGGTGCGTTCTTCTCGGGCAGCCTGGACACGCACGACGGCGTCGCGCGGTCACTGGCGAAGGAAACGGGACACAAGGTCGTCTCGGTCGGCTACCGCCTGGCCCCCGAAGCCGCATACCCGGCCGGCCTCCAGGACTGCTATGGGGTGGTCCGGTGGGCCGCCGAGCACGGCGAGGACCTGAAGTGGGACGGGGGGAACCTCGCCCTCGCCGGCGACAGCTCCGGCGGCAACTTCGTGGCGAGCGTCGCGGCGATGGCCCACGACGACGCCATCGCCAATCAGCAGAGCGACCGCATCACGCACCAGGTCCTGTTCTATCCTTCCGTGGACCTGGACTTCGACGTCGATCGCTACCCGTCGCTGCGGGAAAACGCCGAAGGCTACGGCCTCGAGACGGCCGGCCTGAAGCCCTTCAACTCGCACTACATCGACAGCGGCGCCGACCCGGCCGATCCCCTCGTTTCGCCGATCAAACGCGAGAATCTCACCGGGCTGCCTCCCGCCCTGGTTATCACCGCGGAGTACGACCCCCTGCGCGACGAGGGCGAACTCTACGGGCAGAAGCTGAAAGAGGCCGGCGTGGATGCCACGGTCAGTCGCTACGCGGGTTCCAACCACGGGTTCGTCGTGAACTTCGCCTGGATCCCGGAGTACTACCAGGCCTTCACCGAGACGGGTGAATTCCTGAACCGGCGCTGA